GAAATTCAGCGAAGAAGAGGGAGGGATAGTGATAGTATCAGTCATGAAATCCGGGAACATGGCTCAATTTTCGATATCGGATACAGGGATAGGTATAAAAGATGAAGATCTTGGTAAATTGTTCCGGAAATTTGAACAGCTTGATTCCGGATACACCAGAAAGAGTAAGGGGACAGGACTCGGACTTGCGATATCAAAGCAGCTCGTAGAACTTCATGGTGGCAAAATCACGGTAGAGAGCAAATATGGGCAGGGGAGCATATTCACATTTACTATTCCGATAAATGAAATTCTTTATTAGTTAGTAATCCTATCTTACATGAACGTTATATGAAGGTGATTTTATTCAGGAGTACTCATTTAAAAGAGGTTTTTCCCCGGATATCGGGAGAATAAGAAGCGTGCTTGAAAAAAATTTTGCGACCGGGATCAAAGAGGATAATGGAAAATTAACACTGACATATGGTGCTTTCAGCCGTTTAACCCTCTATATTGATAATAAAAAACTGGTAGCGGATTCAGAATCAAATAAAGCAGTAAAAGATAATGAAATTCTCGATACCAATAAGCGCTACAGGGATTTTCTTGAAGAGGCCACGGGTTATACCGCTAAAGATCGCCTCAAAATGGCAAAGAAAGCAGTTCAGGGAGATTAAATTTGCAGGATGTCCTCAGGAGACCTGATATTCCTGCCTGCCTCAGGATATGCGCAGGCACGGATGGCTCTGTCACCGGGCTTCTTGAGGTGCTTACTGGAAAAAGCGTAAAAGTTGAAACGATTTCCCAGCGTGTTATTAAGGCAACAAAGGAAATTGCAAGGCTTCTTGATATAGAAACAGGAGATGATGTCAATGATCGTCTTGTTACACTGAAGGTCGATGATATCGTTTATGTCCTAGCAAAATCCCTGGCGCCTGTTAAAAGGATGCCGGAAGCTGTAAGGGCCGACCTGATGCGGGCTGATATTCCCATAGGGAAGATATTGCGTGAGCATAAACTTGAAACCAGGCGCGATATTCTTAAAATGGAAATCGTGCACAGGGATTTTTTCGGGGAGCTGCCCGTTCTTTCAAGGGAATATAAGATAATCTATGAAAACGCTGTGCTGATGTGGATAAATGAATGTTTTCCTGTAGATGAACGATGGAAAATATGAAAGGTTTTTAAACTTTTAGTATAATGCAGGAAGTATTATGATCACTAAAAAAGACCTTGAGCATATCGGGTGGCTTTCGCGCCTTGAATTAAGCGAAGAAGACAAGGAAAAATATACACCAAAGCTCAATTCTGTTCTTGATTATTTCGGGGAGCTTGATAAAGCTGATACCGAAGGTGTGGAACCTTCATATCATGTAATGCCCATGAGCAATGTTTTCAGGGAAGATGTTCCCGCACCATCGTTGTCGCAGGAAGAAGCGCTTTCCAATGCCCCGAAATCCCAGGATGGGTTCATCAAGGCTCCAAGGATGATGTAAATGGCATCTATCAATGAACTCATAGAAAGGATTCATGCCGATTCCTCTGAAGAAATCGTTGCTGAATATCTGGAGAAGATCGAAAAGAGCAAATTGAATGCTTTTATAACAGTAGCAAGAGAAAGCGCACTTTTACGTGCAAAGGAGATAGATTTACAGGGGCATGACGGGCCGCTTGCCGGGATACCAGTAGCGATAAAAGACAATATTTCGACAAAAGGTATTGCGACCACATGCGCCTCAAAGATACTTACAGGTTACATCCCACCATATGATGCCCATGTTATTGAAAAACTAAAGGAAGCGGGTGCGATCATCATCGGGAAGGCGAACATGGACGAATTCGCAATGGGTTCATCCACAGAAACAAGCTTCTACGGACCTACCCTTAATCCATGGGACACGACAAGAGTCCCTGGCGGCTCATCGGGCGGAAGCGCAGCAGCAGTGGCAGGAGGCGAAGCGCCGCTTTCCCTTGGTTCGGATACTGGCGGATCAGTCCGCTGCCCGGCGTCTTTTTGCGGCGTTGTGGGATTAAAACCGACTTACGGGGTTATATCCCGCTACGGACTTATTTCATATGCCAATTCGCTTGAGCAGATAGGACCATTTGCAACAAGCGTTCGTGATGTTGCGACACTTTTTGATGTAATTGCGGGCCACGATCCCCGTGATTCCACATCAGTTGACAGGGAAACAAATTATTCATCAGCCCTTGTTAACGACGTGAAGGGATTGAAGATTGGAGTTCCTGAAGAATATTTCGGGGAAGGTACCGATAAGAATGTGGAAAAATCGGTAAGGGATGCCATCAATACACTTGAAGGACTTGGGGCGACCAGTGTTGAGGTCAAGATGCCGCATACAAAATATGCACTTTCTGCTTACTATATAATTGCAATGAGCGAAGCATCATCCAACCTTGCCAGGTTTGATGGGATGAGATATGGGCTTCGAACCGAGGATTCTGACTGGCATACGACATTCTCGCAGGTAAGGGCAGCAGGGTTTGGCGATGAGGTCAAGAGGCGCATCCTGCTGGGAACGTACGCTCTTTCTGCAGGGTATCATGATAAATATTACTTAAAAGCCCTGAAGATCAGGACTCTTATAAAACAGGACTTTGAGCGCGCATTCAGGGATACGGACGTCCTTATTGCACCAACGATGCCATATCCGGCATTCAAGCTCGGTGAGAAGATCGATGACCCGATATCGCTTTATCTTGCAGATGTTGATACTGTGCCAATTAATCTTGCGGGTGTTCCTTCCATATCATTGCCATGCGGCTTTTCAGGGCATCTGCCTATCGGGATGCAGGTGATAGGGAAGCATTTTGATGAAGCCGCGATTTTGCGCACAGCTTATACTTTTGAAGAAAATACGGATTTCCACACGAAGCACCCGGAGGGATCGTAATGTACGAGAATCCTGACGGCGTGATGATAGGGCTTGAAGTACATGTGCAACTGAATAAGCTAAAGACTAAGGTTTTCTGCGGATGCAGTACCGATTATCACAACGATCCGCCAAATTCGCATGTATGCCCTGTGTGCCTCGGACTTCCGGGATCGCTGCCTGTGATAAACAAGAAAGCAGTTGAAGCAGCCATAAAAATCGGGCTTGCCCTTAATTGCAGGGTAGAAGAGCATACGCAATTTTACAGGAAGAACTACTATTATCCTGATCTTCCCAAAGGTTTCCAGATAACGCAATATGATTTCCCGATTTCAAGCGGGGGCTACATAATGATCGAAGGTGAAGATGGAGAGCACAGGGTTGGGATTACAAGGGCTCACATGGAAGAAGACCCTGGCCGGCTTGTGCATGAGGGCACGATCGACAAATCAAAATATACGCTTATCGATTACAACCGTTCAGGGATGGCGCTGATCGAGATAGTAAGCGAACCTGATATGCGAAGCCCGAAAGAGGCTCGCCGGTATCTTGATAAATTGAGGAATATCCTTGAATATCTTGATATTTTTGACGGGGATCTTGAAGGTGCACTCAGGGTTGACGCCAACATTTCCATTATGGGCGGACAGCGCGCCGAGATAAAGAACATCTCATCGCATAAGGGAGCAGAACGCGCGCTCCTGTTTGAGATAGTGCGACAGAAGAACGTGCTCAGGAGGGGCGGCGTGGTAGTCCAGGAAACGCGCCACTTTGATGAAGCGCGCGAGATCACGCTTTCCATGCGTTCCAAGGAAGAAGCACATGATTACCGATATTTCCCCGAACCCGACCTTGTACCGCTTAAGATATCAGGCTGGGCGCCAGCTATCAAGGCAACGCTGCCAGAGCTTCCGGATGCTAGAAGAATGAGATTTGTGGAGCAATACGGCATCACTGATGACCATGCCAAGGCGCTCACATCGGAATTGAAGCTTGCAATATTTTATGAAGATGTCGCGAAAAAAACTGATCCAAAGAAAGCGGCGGTCTGGATATGCGATGTACTTAAAGGTGAATTGAACTACCGCGACCTCACAATCGAGGCTTTCAAGAAGGAGCATATGTTATCGGTTATCGAACTTCTTGCGAGCAAGAAAATAACAGAGGACGGCGCTGTTGATATAATCAGGACGCTGCTGGATAAAGGCGGCTCGCCTGATGAGATTGTTAAAGAGAAGGGACTCCTTAAAGTGGAAGGGGATATCGTGGCAACAGCAGCAGAAGAAGCGATCAAAGAAAATCCACAGGCTGTGGCTGATTTCAAAGCCGGGAAGGAGAAGGCGCTCAACTCGCTTGTCGGGGCGGTCATGAAGAAAACGAAAGGCAGGGCGGATGCGAGGGCGGCGAGGGAAGTGCTGCTTGGAAAGCTAAATTCTGAATAAATGTATATTATGCCTCAAAAATTTAAGCTATAAATAGGAAGATGCCACTGTATTTATTTTTTATCATTTTTTCTATGTATGATTGAAGTTGATTTATTTTTGAAAATATGTCGTTGAATTCCTTTTCGTTATACGAAAAGTCCCACTCGCCTCTCTTGCCTTCATTATGGGTATATATAGATAGTTCTTTGTAAATACGAAGTATAGCATCAAAATCGTTGGATGATACTTTTCTTAATTTGTCCGTGAAGTTCAAACCACCCACATCTTCCACATTCATCCACTTTTTTGTAAAATCCTTATCTGCGAGTGGATTAGTATCACAATAAATAGAAACAACAACAAGTTCTAACCACTTTCTTAATAATATTCTTGATGTTTTATATTTTGCAGATATGAGAAGCAAAAACATATCTTCCAAGGTATCATTTATTTCATTTAATTTGTATGGGAGGCAATCATATTTCAATTGTTCTTTATCCAAGGGGAATGAAATTAAATGGGTATATCCTCCTATAATTCCCATTATCCTTTGACACTCATCTGGTTTTTCTTCGATGGTTTCATCCATAGACTTTTTGACACGTTCAATTTCTTTTTTTAAATCTGCATTAACGGCTTCATTTAGTTCTTTTTTATGCTGCTCATCTTCAATTTGCCAATCGATAAATTCCAGCTCTTCATCGGAAATTTGCTCCTTTTTGAAGGTCATTTTTTTACACCTTATAATCTTATGTATTTAAAATGCAGAAAATAATATTTAAGCATTCTCATTGCATTGACGGCGGCCGCCGAAGTGCTCACATCTTCTTCATAAGTTCAGCCGGAGTTATTGCTGCTTACTCAACATCGGGAATAAAAGCAAAGAAAATCCGCAAGTTGTGGCCGATTTCATAGCCAGAAAGGATAAGGCGCTCAACTCATTGTGGGAGCTGTCCAATAAATAAGATTCTTGAAACTCATAACATACTGTTAAATATTATCTTACTCATATTTCATATGGTGACAGAATGCCTGTAATCCTTGAGAAATTGGTTAAAGCTCTTGAACATATAGATATTAAAGTTAAAACAAAGAGAAAAATCGCGGATAAATGGCTCGGAGTATTTGAAGGCGCTATTCCTGAAGAATTAACAAGCACAGAATATATAAAAAGCTAAGAGAAAGTTGCTATGGAAAAATGCAGGATATTTCTGGATATGATTGAGGATGATTTACTGAGCAAATTGCATCAGGAGATTTGATGATATCGCAATTTCAAGATGAAGATGAGACATTACAAATGTTCATAAATAGTTCTAAAAAGGTATTCGGTAATAACCTTAAGGCAATTGTTCTATTTGGTTCCCGCGCCAGCGGAATGGCAAGAAAATATTCTGATTATGATTTACTTATTATTGCTGAAAAACTTCCTTCAGACTGGCGCAAGCGTGATAATTTAGTTCTGGAACTCGATCAACACGGTATTTCTGACATACTTCTCTACACTGAAAATGAAATGGAAGATGCAATAAATTCCGTAAATCCAATAATGATGAACATTTTTGATCACCCTATTAAAATATTACACGGAAAATCTTGTATTGATAGATTATTTCATTTATTTTCAAAAAATATTAGCGGGAACATTCTCAAATTAGGAACGAATACATGGAAAATTACTGGTGAAATTAATGTTTGAATTCTCAAAAATAGCCAGTGCATTCCTTACAGAATCAGAACTTGATTTGAAGTCAGCAAAACTCCTATTTGAAAATGGAATTTATAGCAGGGCGATATATTTTGCTCATCAATCATCAGAGAAAGCGATAAAATCCTGCCTTGCTATCAGGAATATCATTTCAGGGGAACACAAGGTGACTGCATTTTTTGAAAAGGAATTCAGTAATGATTTCGATAAAAAAGTTTTTTCTGAAATTTTAAAGTATTCAAGGGAACTTGAGATCCAGGGAATAAAATCTAGATATCCTCTTTTTTCACGTCCCGATAAACCGATATGGATTCCATCCGGAGAATATATTGAGGATGATGCAAGAGAGGCAATCAAAAAAGCTGATTTTATATTGAATTCATTGATGGAGTTTATAGTTTCTAATCTGGGGAATTATCCTGACTAATGAGGGCTTATCCCTCTTTCAATAAAGAGGAGATGCAAAAAATCATCGAACTCCTTGCGAGCAAGAAAATAACAGAGGATGGCGCTGTTGATATTATCAGGACGCTTCTTGACAAAGGCGGTTCGCCTGAAGAGATAGTAAAAGAAAAAGGTCTCCTGAAAGTCGAAGGAGATATCGTTTCAATAGCCGCAGAAGAAGCCATCAAGGAAAATCCGGCTGCTGTAGCTGATTTCAAAGCCGGGAAGGAAAAGGCGCTCAACTCGCTTGTGGGGGCTGTGATGAAGAAGACGAAAGGAAGGGCGGGATGCGCGGGCGGCGCGGGAGATATTGCTGGGGAAGCTGGGGTAATGACGAAAATCACCGCAAAGTTCGCAAAGAACGCAAAGTTTGGCAGCAAAATCTTTGCGCCCTTTGTGTTCTTTGGGGTGGGATTACCTCAACACGATCAGCAATATAGCTTCAAAATGCTTTTTTTTAGGATCAAAGGCTTGAAAGATACCAGAAACTTTTCGAAGAAGCCTTCCCAGGACAAACAGCACTCGATATATTGCATAGAAAGCCTAAAAAACATGCCAAAAAATAGCTTTTATATTGATAGTTGTATTTTTCTCGGAACAGTCATTAAAGATGATAATTCGAAGGCATGTAAAAGCTTCATAAGCCGTGTCGATAACGGGATTTATATTGGATATATTTCTCCTTTTGTAACCGGTGAATTGATAAATTCGATTCTATACGCGCAAGAAATTAAAGTATGGCTAATATTAACTCTGATTGAAACTTGCCGCCCTTGCTTCATACAAGCCGGAATTATTGTAAAATGCTTTTTGTTCCGGGTAAGCAGCCAGTTTCCCTTCTCACGAACAAAAGTAGCAGCGATAGCAACATCCTGATATTCGATCAAAAGCCCGTTCACTATGAGAAATGCATTTATTTTTCCCATTATTTCGGCAGTATCTATTAAAATTTTCATGGTAAAATGCCTAGGGCTTTGAGCCTCTCTCTGGAGTCTTTTCTCATTTTTGTAAGCACAGTATCGAAATCCTTTGGTAGAAAGTCGCGAAACTCTTTGGTTTTTGGCAAAGTTTTTCTTACTATGATCTTTTCATTATTTAGAGACATATCAACACTATCCCCTTCTTTGATCCCCAGCGCTATAAATATTAGTATCAATTATGAGAGAAAAAGGATGATAGAAGGATTATTTTATTTCTCGACAAAAAATTACAAGCCGAAGAAGAAATGGATTTTATCACACGCAGTAGCAGCAAAAACTTCATTCTTTTAAAAAGTTGGTGAATTTTGTATCTCTTCCATATCAATATGGAGGCAGTAAAGAACCTGAATATCAAACAACCGGCTCGCTTTAGAAAACAATATATTGCTTGATAGCGAATTATCCATCGTGAAAACAGCAATATTAGGTGGTGGTCTTACAGGTATCACTCTTGCCCGCCTCCTTCGTGAAAAAGGTGAAGAGGTGACGGTTCTTGAGCGGGAACAGGTTTTTGGGGGATTATGCCGCTCCGTGATCGATTCCGGGTTCACTTTTGATACAGGGGGATCGCACATCATTTTCAGCCGTGATGCAGAAGTTCTCACATTCATGAATGATTCACTCGGAGAGAACAGCCAGCGCAATATACGCAATACAAAAATATTCTATAAAGGACAATATATCAAATATCCCTTTGAAAACGGGTTGAACCAGCTTCCAAAGGATGATCTCTTTTTCTGTATCAATGAATTTATTAAAACCCTGATCGCCATTGAAAAAGGCGAACTTCCTCCCCCCGGGAATTTTCGTGAATGGATCATCCATACCTTCGGGAAAGGCATTGCTGAACTGTACCTGATCCCGTATAATGAAAAGATCTGGAAATTCCCGGCAGAGCAGATGTCACTGCATTGGGTTGAAGGGCGCATTCCCAGCCCCCCGGTGGAGGATGTCATAAAATCCGCTATCGGGATAGAAACCGAAGGATATACGCACCAGTCCGTTTTCACCTACCCCATAAATGGCGGGATCGAGGCGCTGGTAAGATCAATTGCATCGCCGATTGAAAAGAGCATACGCACTGGCTTTAACGTATCTTCAGTCAGGAAAGAAGGAGATAAGTATTTAATAAGTGATGGCGATAATATTATTATTGCAGACCGCTGCATATCTACGATCCCTTTACAGAGGCTCCTGGAAAGTCTTGAAAATGTTCCGCATACAGTTCAAAAATGCTGTAATGATCTCAAGTACAACTCGGTAGCCTGTGTTTTTACCGGGGTGCGGGGAAAGCTTCCGAATATCTCATGGATGTATGTTCCTGATAAAGACCCTGGGCTGTTTAACAGGATATCATTTCCATCAAATTACAGCCATGGCGTGGCGCCAGCGGGACATTCGGCGATACTTGCAGAGATAACGTATCATGAAGGGGATGATGTGTCAAAAATGTCTGACCGGAAGATAATTGACCATGTAATTAATGCACTTAATAATATGAATATCATTAAAGATAGGGAGGATATAGTATATACTGCCCTTAAGCGGCAAAGATTTGCGTATGTTATCTATGACCTGGATTATAAGAAAAATATCGCCATCGTAAAAGAGTTTTGCAAAAAACTCGGTATAGGACTCGTGGGACGTTTTTCGGAATTTGAATATCTTAATATGGATGGTTGTATCAGAAATGCGATTAATTATGTGAGGAATTATGAGGGTTAATATTTTTGCTGAAGATTTCCTGAATTTAAAGTATCTGGGATGCGGGACCGCCGCAAAAACGCTGTACAGGCAGTTGGCCAGTATGCCGGATATGGAAGTGTCATGGAACTCCAGAGGCCGGGATTTTGATATAGTCCATTATCATACTTTCGGCCCCCTGGCGCTTTTGAGCCGGCGGTACTCACAGGGAGTAAAGATACTGACTGCGCATATCACTCCCCGCCTTAATGAAGGGGGCCTGGCCTTCAGCAAGTACATCAATTATTATTATCCATACAGTTATCGAAAATTTGATCATATAATAACCTTGATTGACGGGTACAGGCACGAAGTGGAGGAAATGGCTCCTCACATTCCTACCACAACGATCCCTAACGGGGTTGACAGGAATTATTTCAAAAGGGATGAAGGCAAGCGAAAAAGCTTCAGGGAACGATATAAAATACCTGACGGCAAAAAGGTAGTGCTTTCTGTAGGCCAGCAGACACCGCGCAAGGGAATATATGATTTTTTAGAGTTGTCAAAAATGTATCCTGAGATGCACTGGGTATGGGTTGGAGGGTTTCCTGCAGGGCCATTTTCAAAAGACCGCTTCAAGATAGAGTGGATGAAAAAAAAATGCCAGGATAACGTAATATTCACGGGATTCATTCCTGATATTGCGGAAGCTTATAGCGGCGCCGATGTATTTTTAATGCCCTCGTATTCTGAGATGTTTGTGCTGGTGATCCTGGAAGCTCTCTCCTGTAGCCTTCCCGTGGTTGCCCGCGGGATACCGGAATTCAAAGAAATTTTTGGAGGGGCGGTCCAGTTCTTTAATAATGTTGCAGAGGCCGGGGAGCGGATTGCAGACGATGAATCATTAAAACACTATTCTCCTCGCTCACGCGACTTTACCGAGCAGTATGATATTAAAAAAGTTGCCCGGATGCATTGCGATCTTTACAGGAAACTGATAAAATCATGATATCCGTAATTGTTCCCACTTACAATGAAGAAGCTAATATTACAGCCTGTCTGAAATCCCTCTGCAACCAGACAATCAGCAGGGATGAATATGAAATCATCGTGGTTGATGGAAATTCGAAAGACTGCACATATGAACTGGCGCAAGAATATGCTGATAAAGTCATGACCCAGACAAGCAAAAAGGTAGGAGGAGCAAGGAATGACGGAGTATTGCGTGCACGGGGAGAGATCGTTGCTACAACGGATGCAGATTGCATAATCCCTCCTGAATGGCTTGAGATAATAAAGAATGATTTCGAATCGCATGATATTGTCCAGCTTTATGGGACTGTCTATCCGATTGAAGAAGGATTAAAACACAAAATTTCCCTTATGAGTGCAAATACTTTCTCCCGCATCGGGTATTATACCCGTGCCCTGTATTATACGCTGGGATGCAACACTGCATTTGATAAAGAAGCTTTCATCAGGGCTGGCATGTACCAGTGCATTGATGCAGGTGATGATGTTGAGATTGCACTCAGAATGCGTAAACTCGGGCGTGTGATGCTTGATG
This portion of the Candidatus Methanoperedens sp. genome encodes:
- a CDS encoding chorismate lyase, which gives rise to MCAGTDGSVTGLLEVLTGKSVKVETISQRVIKATKEIARLLDIETGDDVNDRLVTLKVDDIVYVLAKSLAPVKRMPEAVRADLMRADIPIGKILREHKLETRRDILKMEIVHRDFFGELPVLSREYKIIYENAVLMWINECFPVDERWKI
- the gatC gene encoding Asp-tRNA(Asn)/Glu-tRNA(Gln) amidotransferase subunit GatC codes for the protein MITKKDLEHIGWLSRLELSEEDKEKYTPKLNSVLDYFGELDKADTEGVEPSYHVMPMSNVFREDVPAPSLSQEEALSNAPKSQDGFIKAPRMM
- the gatA gene encoding Asp-tRNA(Asn)/Glu-tRNA(Gln) amidotransferase subunit GatA produces the protein MASINELIERIHADSSEEIVAEYLEKIEKSKLNAFITVARESALLRAKEIDLQGHDGPLAGIPVAIKDNISTKGIATTCASKILTGYIPPYDAHVIEKLKEAGAIIIGKANMDEFAMGSSTETSFYGPTLNPWDTTRVPGGSSGGSAAAVAGGEAPLSLGSDTGGSVRCPASFCGVVGLKPTYGVISRYGLISYANSLEQIGPFATSVRDVATLFDVIAGHDPRDSTSVDRETNYSSALVNDVKGLKIGVPEEYFGEGTDKNVEKSVRDAINTLEGLGATSVEVKMPHTKYALSAYYIIAMSEASSNLARFDGMRYGLRTEDSDWHTTFSQVRAAGFGDEVKRRILLGTYALSAGYHDKYYLKALKIRTLIKQDFERAFRDTDVLIAPTMPYPAFKLGEKIDDPISLYLADVDTVPINLAGVPSISLPCGFSGHLPIGMQVIGKHFDEAAILRTAYTFEENTDFHTKHPEGS
- the gatB gene encoding Asp-tRNA(Asn)/Glu-tRNA(Gln) amidotransferase subunit GatB, translating into MYENPDGVMIGLEVHVQLNKLKTKVFCGCSTDYHNDPPNSHVCPVCLGLPGSLPVINKKAVEAAIKIGLALNCRVEEHTQFYRKNYYYPDLPKGFQITQYDFPISSGGYIMIEGEDGEHRVGITRAHMEEDPGRLVHEGTIDKSKYTLIDYNRSGMALIEIVSEPDMRSPKEARRYLDKLRNILEYLDIFDGDLEGALRVDANISIMGGQRAEIKNISSHKGAERALLFEIVRQKNVLRRGGVVVQETRHFDEAREITLSMRSKEEAHDYRYFPEPDLVPLKISGWAPAIKATLPELPDARRMRFVEQYGITDDHAKALTSELKLAIFYEDVAKKTDPKKAAVWICDVLKGELNYRDLTIEAFKKEHMLSVIELLASKKITEDGAVDIIRTLLDKGGSPDEIVKEKGLLKVEGDIVATAAEEAIKENPQAVADFKAGKEKALNSLVGAVMKKTKGRADARAAREVLLGKLNSE
- a CDS encoding nucleotidyltransferase domain-containing protein, whose protein sequence is MISQFQDEDETLQMFINSSKKVFGNNLKAIVLFGSRASGMARKYSDYDLLIIAEKLPSDWRKRDNLVLELDQHGISDILLYTENEMEDAINSVNPIMMNIFDHPIKILHGKSCIDRLFHLFSKNISGNILKLGTNTWKITGEINV
- a CDS encoding HEPN domain-containing protein — protein: MFEFSKIASAFLTESELDLKSAKLLFENGIYSRAIYFAHQSSEKAIKSCLAIRNIISGEHKVTAFFEKEFSNDFDKKVFSEILKYSRELEIQGIKSRYPLFSRPDKPIWIPSGEYIEDDAREAIKKADFILNSLMEFIVSNLGNYPD
- a CDS encoding FAD-dependent oxidoreductase, with protein sequence MKTAILGGGLTGITLARLLREKGEEVTVLEREQVFGGLCRSVIDSGFTFDTGGSHIIFSRDAEVLTFMNDSLGENSQRNIRNTKIFYKGQYIKYPFENGLNQLPKDDLFFCINEFIKTLIAIEKGELPPPGNFREWIIHTFGKGIAELYLIPYNEKIWKFPAEQMSLHWVEGRIPSPPVEDVIKSAIGIETEGYTHQSVFTYPINGGIEALVRSIASPIEKSIRTGFNVSSVRKEGDKYLISDGDNIIIADRCISTIPLQRLLESLENVPHTVQKCCNDLKYNSVACVFTGVRGKLPNISWMYVPDKDPGLFNRISFPSNYSHGVAPAGHSAILAEITYHEGDDVSKMSDRKIIDHVINALNNMNIIKDREDIVYTALKRQRFAYVIYDLDYKKNIAIVKEFCKKLGIGLVGRFSEFEYLNMDGCIRNAINYVRNYEG
- a CDS encoding glycosyltransferase family 4 protein, with amino-acid sequence MRVNIFAEDFLNLKYLGCGTAAKTLYRQLASMPDMEVSWNSRGRDFDIVHYHTFGPLALLSRRYSQGVKILTAHITPRLNEGGLAFSKYINYYYPYSYRKFDHIITLIDGYRHEVEEMAPHIPTTTIPNGVDRNYFKRDEGKRKSFRERYKIPDGKKVVLSVGQQTPRKGIYDFLELSKMYPEMHWVWVGGFPAGPFSKDRFKIEWMKKKCQDNVIFTGFIPDIAEAYSGADVFLMPSYSEMFVLVILEALSCSLPVVARGIPEFKEIFGGAVQFFNNVAEAGERIADDESLKHYSPRSRDFTEQYDIKKVARMHCDLYRKLIKS
- a CDS encoding glycosyltransferase family 2 protein, translating into MISVIVPTYNEEANITACLKSLCNQTISRDEYEIIVVDGNSKDCTYELAQEYADKVMTQTSKKVGGARNDGVLRARGEIVATTDADCIIPPEWLEIIKNDFESHDIVQLYGTVYPIEEGLKHKISLMSANTFSRIGYYTRALYYTLGCNTAFDKEAFIRAGMYQCIDAGDDVEIALRMRKLGRVMLDGRMKVGFSMRRFQQFGMIKSVYEWLYIVASGGEASGYSYSKRNYK